The following coding sequences lie in one Pelecanus crispus isolate bPelCri1 chromosome 27, bPelCri1.pri, whole genome shotgun sequence genomic window:
- the ELAVL3 gene encoding ELAV-like protein 3 isoform X2: MVTILSTVEAQAPSTPGPSGCGPVPVAVVAVPGPGVAAAALPNGAPPGPPAADDSKTNLIVNYLPQSMSQEELRSLFGSLGDIESCKLVRDKVTGQSLGYGFVNYVEAGDADKAISTLNGLKLQTKTIKVSYARPSSASIRDANLYVSGLPKAMGQKEMEQLFSQYGRIITSRILVDQVTGVSRGVGFIRFDKRVEAEEAVRGLHGQKPLGAAEPITVKFANSPGQKSGGALLSLCPSARRYGALHHPPQRFRLDNLLNVAYGVKRFSPLAIEAVPGLAGVGLGAPGAGWCIFVYNLAPEADESVLWQLFGPFGAVTNVKVIRDFTTNKCKGFGFVTMTNYEEAAMAIASLNGYRLGDRVLQVSFKTSKQHKA, encoded by the exons ATGGTGACG ATCCTGAGCACGGTGGAGGCCCAggctcccagcaccccggggccgTCGGGCTGCGGCCCCGTCCCGGTGGCCGTGGTGGcggtgccggggccgggggtggcggcggcggcgctgcccaACGGGgcccccccgggtccccccgcGGCTGACGACAGCAAAACCAACCTGATCGTCAACTACCTGCCCCAGAGCATGAGCCAGGAGGAGCTGCGGAGTCTCTTTGGCAGCCTTGGGGACATCGAGTCCTGCAAGCTCGTCCGTGACAAGGTCACCG GGCAGAGCTTGGGCTACGGCTTCGTCAACTACGTTGAGGCGGGTGACGCCGACAAGGCCATCAGCACCCTcaacgggctcaagctgcagACCAAGACCATCAAG GTGTCCTAtgcccggcccagctcagccTCCATCCGTGACGCCAACCTCTACGTGAGCGGCCTCCCCAAGGCCATGGGGCAGAAGGAGATGGAGCAGCTCTTCTCCCAGTACGGCCGCATCATCACCTCCCGCATCCTCGTCGACCAGGTCACAG GTGTCTCGCGAGGGGTGGGCTTCATCCGCTTCGACAAGCGCGTGGAGGCAGAGGAGGCCGTCCGGGGGCTGCACGGGCAGAAACCGCTGGGCGCCGCCGAGCCCATCACCGTCAAGTTCGCCAACAGCCCGGGCCAGAAGTCAGGGGGGGCCCTGCTCAGCCTCTGCCCCAGTGCCCGCCGCTACGGTGCCCtgcaccaccccccccagcGCTTTCG GCTTGACAATTTGCTGAATGTGGCCTACGGCGTGAAGAG GTTCTCCCCACTGGCCATCGAGGCAGTGCCGGGGCTGGCTGGGGTGGGCCTGGGGGCCCCCGGCGCTGGCTGGTGCATCTTCGTCTACAACCTGGCGCCTGAGGCGGACGAGAGCGTCCTCTGGCAGCTCTTCGGGCCCTTCGGTGCTGTCACCAACGTCAAGGTCATCCGCGACTTCACCACCAACAAGTGCAAGGGCTTCGGCTTTGTCACCATGACCAACTACGAGGAGGCGGCCATGGCCATCGCCAGTCTCAACGGCTACCGCCTGGGCGACCGCGTGCTCCAGGTCTCCTTCAAGACCAGCAAACAGCACAAGgcctga
- the ELAVL3 gene encoding ELAV-like protein 3 isoform X1 — protein MVTILSTVEAQAPSTPGPSGCGPVPVAVVAVPGPGVAAAALPNGAPPGPPAADDSKTNLIVNYLPQSMSQEELRSLFGSLGDIESCKLVRDKVTGQSLGYGFVNYVEAGDADKAISTLNGLKLQTKTIKVSYARPSSASIRDANLYVSGLPKAMGQKEMEQLFSQYGRIITSRILVDQVTGVSRGVGFIRFDKRVEAEEAVRGLHGQKPLGAAEPITVKFANSPGQKSGGALLSLCPSARRYGALHHPPQRFRLDNLLNVAYGVKSPLSLLPRFSPLAIEAVPGLAGVGLGAPGAGWCIFVYNLAPEADESVLWQLFGPFGAVTNVKVIRDFTTNKCKGFGFVTMTNYEEAAMAIASLNGYRLGDRVLQVSFKTSKQHKA, from the exons ATGGTGACG ATCCTGAGCACGGTGGAGGCCCAggctcccagcaccccggggccgTCGGGCTGCGGCCCCGTCCCGGTGGCCGTGGTGGcggtgccggggccgggggtggcggcggcggcgctgcccaACGGGgcccccccgggtccccccgcGGCTGACGACAGCAAAACCAACCTGATCGTCAACTACCTGCCCCAGAGCATGAGCCAGGAGGAGCTGCGGAGTCTCTTTGGCAGCCTTGGGGACATCGAGTCCTGCAAGCTCGTCCGTGACAAGGTCACCG GGCAGAGCTTGGGCTACGGCTTCGTCAACTACGTTGAGGCGGGTGACGCCGACAAGGCCATCAGCACCCTcaacgggctcaagctgcagACCAAGACCATCAAG GTGTCCTAtgcccggcccagctcagccTCCATCCGTGACGCCAACCTCTACGTGAGCGGCCTCCCCAAGGCCATGGGGCAGAAGGAGATGGAGCAGCTCTTCTCCCAGTACGGCCGCATCATCACCTCCCGCATCCTCGTCGACCAGGTCACAG GTGTCTCGCGAGGGGTGGGCTTCATCCGCTTCGACAAGCGCGTGGAGGCAGAGGAGGCCGTCCGGGGGCTGCACGGGCAGAAACCGCTGGGCGCCGCCGAGCCCATCACCGTCAAGTTCGCCAACAGCCCGGGCCAGAAGTCAGGGGGGGCCCTGCTCAGCCTCTGCCCCAGTGCCCGCCGCTACGGTGCCCtgcaccaccccccccagcGCTTTCG GCTTGACAATTTGCTGAATGTGGCCTACGGCGTGAAGAG CCCGCTGTCGCTGCTGCCCAGGTTCTCCCCACTGGCCATCGAGGCAGTGCCGGGGCTGGCTGGGGTGGGCCTGGGGGCCCCCGGCGCTGGCTGGTGCATCTTCGTCTACAACCTGGCGCCTGAGGCGGACGAGAGCGTCCTCTGGCAGCTCTTCGGGCCCTTCGGTGCTGTCACCAACGTCAAGGTCATCCGCGACTTCACCACCAACAAGTGCAAGGGCTTCGGCTTTGTCACCATGACCAACTACGAGGAGGCGGCCATGGCCATCGCCAGTCTCAACGGCTACCGCCTGGGCGACCGCGTGCTCCAGGTCTCCTTCAAGACCAGCAAACAGCACAAGgcctga
- the ZNF653 gene encoding zinc finger protein 653 — MNAAERGPGAAGGGGGPPAAEPGGGGGRKARGRPRLTESDRARRRLESRKKYDVRRVYLGEAHGPWVDLRRRSGWSDAKLAAYLLGLERGQRAGRRGKLWEQLPKKPKRKKRRRRNVNCLRHAVIWYEDHRQRCPYEPRLAELDPSVGLYTTAVWQCERGHRYFQDLRSPLRPLSDSDGDSDDGASSSSSSGSCSSGSEATPGAAVSAPGGVTVAPPAGPDPPEGAAEGRGAALEAVVCVPLPLPLRLGPGRGALAEGGPPTLLQGPPLLILASPGYDALGGLQLDVAGDEVPCAVLEGGDAFPVPPPGPHLPKTAEEEEETLGLKQEEVPPPTAELPPQPPLEPPQEPPPAEDADSGDVSAIIYEIPKEPERRRRRRRGRAPHPDAEGLPEPIACPYTGCGQVYVALSSFQNHVNLVHRKGRTQQCPQPGCGKRFYLANHLRRHMVIHSGVREFTCETCGKSFKRKNHLEVHRRTHTGETPLQCEVCGYRCRQRASLTWHMRRHGGPGLHPFPCERCGRRFDRPEGLKFHALKSHPEPRGT, encoded by the exons aTGAACGCGGCCGAGCGGGgcccgggagcggcgggcggcggcggcggcccccccgCGGCGGAGCCGGGTGGCGGCGGAGGGCGGAAAGCGCGGGGGCGACCGCGGTTAACGGAGTCGGaccgggcgcggcggcggctggaGTCGCGGAAGAAGTACGACGTGCGGCGGGTGTACCTGGGCGAGGCGCACGGGCCCTGGGTCGACCTGCGCCGCCGCAGCGGCTGGAGCGATGCCAAGCTGGCGGCCTacctgctggggctggagcggggACAGCGAGCCGGGCGGCGCGG GAAGCTGTGGGAGCAGCTCCCCAAGAAACCCAAGCGGAAAAAAA GGCGGCGGCGCAACGTGAACTGCTTGCGGCACGCGGTGATCTGGTACGAGGACCACCGGCAGCGTTGCCCCTACGAGCCGCGCCTGGCCGAGCTGGACCCTTCGGTGGGGCTCTACACCACGGCCGTCTGGCAGTGCGAGCGCGGGCACCGCTACTTCCAGGACCTGCGCTCGCCTTTACGCCCCCTCAGCGACTCCGACGGGGACAGCGACGACGGTGC cagctcttcctcctcctcagggagctgcagctcgGGCTCAGAGGCAACGCCGGGGGCGGCCGTGTCAGCGCCAGGAGGGGTGACAGTGGCCCCCCCGGCGGGTCCGGACCCCCCCGAGGGCGctgcggaggggcggggggcagcgctgGAGGCTGTGGTCTGCGTGCCGCTGCCACTGCCCCTGCGGctgggcccggggcggggggcgctgGCCGAGGGGggcccccccaccctgctgcaggGGCCCCCCCTCCTCATCCTGGCCAGCCCCGGCTACGATgcgctgggggggctgcagctggacGTGGCGGGGGACGAGGTGCCCTGCGCTGTGCTGGAGGGGGGGGACGCcttccccgtgccccccccgggcccccatCTCCCGAAGACAG cagaggaggaggaggagacgcTGGGGCTGAAGCAGGAGGAGGTGCCCCCCCCCACTGCCGAgctccccccgcagccccctctgGAGCCCCCCCAAGAGCCCCCCCCGGCTGAGGACGCCGACAGTGGCGACGTTTCGGCCATCATCTACGAGATCCCCAAAGAGCCTGAGAG gcggcggcggaggcggcggggccgtgccccccaccctgacGCCGAGGGGCTCCCGGAGCCCATCGCCTGTCCCTACACGGGCTGTGGGCAGGTCTACGTCGCTCTCAGCAGCTTCCAG AACCACGTCAACTTGGTGCACCGCAAGGGCCGGACCCAGcagtgcccccagcccggctgcgGGAAGAGGTTTTATTTGGCTAATCACCTGCGCCGGCACATGGTCATCCACTCCG GCGTGCGGGAATTCACTTGCGAGACCTGCGGCAAATCCTTCAAGCGCAAAAATCACCTGGAAGTGCACCGGCGGACGCACACCGGGGAGACCCCGCTGCA GTGCGAGGTCTGTGGGTACCGCTGCCGCCAGCGCGCCTCCCTGACGTGGCACATGAGGCGCCatggggggccggggctgcacCCCTTCCCCTGCGAGCGCTGCGGCCGCCGCTTCGACCGCCCCGAGGGCCTCAAGTTCCACGCACTCAAGAGCCACCCTGAGCCCCGCGGCACCTAA
- the ECSIT gene encoding evolutionarily conserved signaling intermediate in Toll pathway, mitochondrial: protein MRLRWARGLWRGWAAPQVTRSLCQCGSRPAGDTSGDASGDASGSLARCSTPGGEQDEAQGPAAFAAALAALERAPGRRVGRLELVAAALAAMPALGVAREREAYHRLLRLLPRGPWVPRGPLQRLLAPFPQQQECGVQILEQMERYGVMPDAETRFLLLGIFGPRSRPVRKCQRLLYWLPRLRHVDPHPLPARLPPPGLAAARLGLRRIANDPDARVTVYQRPVPDEGDDEGSVQPYIVVLGSLLGGSPQCRRGVLSSPPAASAGAQSPEQQELLARHGPARPVFVEGPFPLWLRSTRLSYYVLRGDPLPPHLQEDPPDPERSLYYPLHLDLDLERGPWDDDDFDVDEVEEGPVFALCMAGAGDRHTLGKWIAGLQESNPILGRTPVVFRLGDGDPPAGTPGGPSALPPGTVPAPPAALEPPDPPRSSTGGDSTGSGSGGGPGAPPAAPRE, encoded by the exons ATGAGGCTGCGGTGGGCCCGGGGGCTCTGGAGGGGGTGGGCAGCCCCGCAG GTCACTCGGAGCCTGTGCCAGTGTGGCAGCCGCCCAGCAGGGGACACCTCAGGGGACGCCTCAGGGGACGCCTCGGGGTCCCTGGCGCGGTGCAGCACCCCCGGCGGGGAGCAGGACGAGGCCCAGGGCCCCGCGGCCTTCGCGGCGGCGCTGGCAGCGCTGGAGCGGGCGCCCGGGCGGCGCGTGGGGAGGCTGGAGCTGGTGGCGGCAGCGCTGGCGGCCATGCCGGCGCTGGGGGTGGCGCGGGAGCGGGAGGCCTACCACCGCCTGCTGCGCCTGCTGCCCCGCGGGCCCTGGGTGCCCCGCGGGCCCCTCCAGCGCCTGCTGGCCCCCTTCCCGCAGCAGCAGGAGTGCGGCGTCCAGATTCTGGAGCAGATGGAGCGATACG GCGTGATGCCGGATGCGGAGACGCGGTTCCTGCTCCTGGGGATCTTCGGGCCCCGCAGTCGCCCCGTGCGTAAGTGCCAGCGGCTGCTGTACTGGCTACCGCGGCTGCGCCACGTGGACCCCcacccgctccccgcccgcctgCCTCCTCCCGGCCTGGCCGCTGCCCGCCTGGGCCTGCGCCGCATCGCCAACGACCCCGACGCCCGCGTCACCGTCTACCag CGGCCTGTGCCGGACGAGGGGGATGACGAGGGCTCCGTCCAGCCGTACATCGTCG TGTTGGGGTCCCTTCTTGGGGGGAGTCCCCAGTGCCGGCGTGGGGTCCTCAGCTCCCCCCCCGCTGCCTCTGCAGGTGCCCAGAGCccggagcagcaggagctgctggctcggcacggcccggcacggcccgtCTTCGTGGAGGGGCCGTTCCCCCTCTGGCTTCGCAGCACCCGCCTGTCCTACTACGTGCTGCGGggggaccccctgcccccccacctGCAG GAGGACCCCCCGGACCCCGAGCGCAGCCTGTACTACCCCCTGCACCTTGACCTGGACCTGGAGCGCGGCCCCTGGGACGACGACGACTTTGATGTGGATGAAG TGGAGGAGGGCCCCGTCTTCGCACTGTGCATGGCCGGGGCGGGCGACCGACACACGCTGGGCAAGTGGATCGCGGGGCTGCAGGAGTCAAACCCTATCCTGGGGCGCACCCCCGTCGTCTTTCGCTtaggggatggggaccccccgGCTGGCACCCCCGGGGGTCCCTCTGCGCTCCCCCCGGGCACGGTGCctgcgccccccgccgcgctggAGCCCCCCGACCCGCCACGGAGCAGCACCGGGGGTGATAGCACCGGCTCCGGGAGcggtggggggccgggggctccccccgcagccccgagGGAATAA
- the CNN1 gene encoding calponin-1 — protein sequence MSNANFNRGPAYGLSAEVKNKLAQKYDPQRERELRAWIEATTGRRIGDSFMDGLKDGVILCELINKLQPGSVQKVNEPIQNWHKLENIGNFLRAITRYGVKPHDIFEANDLFENTNHTQVQSTLIALASQAKTKGNNVGLGVKYAEKQQRRFHPEKLREGRNIIGLQMGTNKFASQQGMTAYGTRRHLYDPKLGTDQPLDQATISLQMGTNKGASQAGMTAPGTKRQIFEPALGMEHCDTLTIGLQMGSNKGASQQGMTVYGLPRQVYDPKYCGGPELLGEDGLDGLYNSQ from the exons ATGTCCAACGCGAACTTCAACCGCGGGCCGGCCTACGGGCTGTCGGCCGAGGTGAAGAATAAG CTGGCGCAGAAGTACGACCcgcagcgggagcgggagctgcGCGCCTGGATTGAGGCGACCACCGGCCGCCGCATCGGCGACAGCTTCATGGATGGCCTCAAGGACGGCGTCATCCTCTGCGA gctCATCAACAAGCTGCAGCCCGGCTCCGTGCAGAAGGTGAACGAACCCATCCAGAACTGGCACAAG CTGGAGAACATTGGGAATTTCCTGCGGGCCATCACACGCTACGGGGTGAAACCCCACGACATCTTCGAAGCCAACGACCTCTTCGAGAACACCAACCACACGCAGGTCCAGTCCACCCTCATCGCCCTCGCCAGCCAG GCCAAGACGAAGGGGAACAACGTGGGTTTGGGGGTGAAGTACGCGGAGAAGCAGCAGCGGCGCTTCCACCCCGAGAAGCTCCGCGAGGGCAGGAACATCATCGGCCTCCAG atGGGGACCAACAAGTTCGCCAGCCAGCAGGGCATGACGGCGTACGGGACGCGGCGGCACCTCTACGATCCCAAGCTGGGGACGGACCAGCCCCTGGACCAGGCCACCATCAGCCTCCAGATGGGCACCAACAAGGGCGCCAGCcag GCGGGGATGACGGCACCAGGGACGAAGCGTCAGATTTTCGAGCCGGCGCTGGGCATGGAGCACTGCGACACGCTGACCATCGGGCTGCAGATGGGCAGCAACAAGGGCGCCTCGCAGCAGGGCATGACGGTGTACGGGCTGCCGCGGCAGGTCTACGACCCCAAATACTGCGGCGGCCCCGAGCTGCTGGGCGAGGACGGCCTCGACGGCCTCTACAACTCCCAGTAG
- the ELOF1 gene encoding transcription elongation factor 1 homolog: MGRRKSKRKPPPKKKVTGTLETQFTCPFCNHEKSCDVKMDRARNTGVISCTVCLEEFQTPITYLSEPVDVYSDWIDACEAANQ; this comes from the exons ATGGGCCGCCGCAAGTCCAAGCGGAAGCCGCCGCCCAAGAAGAAGGTGACGGGGACGCTGGAGACGCAGTTCACCTGCCCCTTCTGCAACCACGAGAAGTCCTGCGACGTCAAGAT ggACCGCGCCCGCAACACGGGGGTGATCTCCTGCACCGTCTGCCTGGAGGAGTTCCAGACGCCCATCACCT ACCTGTCGGAGCCGGTTGACGTCTACAGCGACTGGATCGACGCTTGCGAAGCCGCCAACCAGTAG